From Theileria annulata chromosome 1, complete sequence, *** SEQUENCING IN PROGRESS ***, one genomic window encodes:
- a CDS encoding centrin 3, putative: MNNRKSEASYTTPSKIPYHQNNRKGRFDLSNEQLKEIKAAFNLLDSLNTGKIDYHELKVAMRALGFDVKKKEVLDLIQKYDKTNTGYIDFENFKEIMVKKFAERDPMDEINRAFELFDEDNKGNIVFKDLKRVSMELGHNLSDDDLRAMIEEFDNDRDGASSFYLEI, translated from the exons atgaACAATAGAAAGTCGGAAGCTTCTTATACCACACCATCAAAGATCCCTTACCAtcaaaataatagaaaaGGACGCTTTGATCTCAGTAATGAGCAACTAAAGGAGATCAAAGCTGCATTCAATCTTTTGGATTCCCTCAACACCGGTAAAATAGATTACCATGAGCTGAAG GTTGCAATGAGGGCTCTCGGCTTTGATGTCAAGAAAAAGGAGGTTTTGGACCTGATCCAGAAATACGACAAAACGAACACTGGATATAttgattttgaaaattttaaggaAATAA TGGTTAAGAAGTTTGCTGAACGCGATCCAATGGACGAAATTAACAGAGCCTTCGAGTTGTTCGATGAAGATAACAAAG GTAACATAGTTTTCAAGGACCTGAAAAGAGTTTCAATGGAACTT GGCCATAATTTAAGCGACGATGATTTGAGGGCAATGATTGAGGAGTTTGATAATGACCGAGACGGAGCCAGTTCGTTTTATTTAGAAATATAA
- a CDS encoding DNA-directed RNA polymerase ii, putative: MYFVVEQWKLINLKPCQLGPNYQQNIEEMLRDQVEGHCTNKYGYVVCVIRIVQNDMGRVQDGTAMIVVNVKYQAIVFKPFKDEVLDAIVTDVNKLGFFAQAGPLKAFVSRNSIHPNFVYDSDSAYPCYSDGTISIKPQSEVRMRLQGIKYDNSNLFAIATINADHLGAFESDIAN; encoded by the exons ATGTATTTTGTTGTAGAGCAATGGAAATTGATTAATCTAAAGCCTTGCCAACTTGGTCCAAATTACCAACAAAACATAGAGGAAATGCTTAGGGACCAGGTGGAAGGTCATTGTACTAATAAATATGGTTATGTGGTCTGTGTTATTCGTATAGTTCAAAATGATATGGGACGAGTTCAGGATGGAACTGCCATGATTGTAGTTAACGTCAAATACCAAGCCATTGTTTTTAAGCCATTTAAAGACGAg GTGTTGGATGCTATAGTGACGGATGTGAATAAGCTTGGATTTTTCGCCCAGGCAGGACCGTTGAAGGCGTTTGTGTCCAGAAATTCCATACACCCTAACTTTGTATATGATAGTGATTCAGCATACCCTTGCTATTCCGACGGGACCATAAGCATAAAACCTCAGTCTGAGGTAAGAATGAGGCTTCAGGGTATAAAGTACGATAACTCCAATCTTTTTGCAATCGCAACTATAAACGCAGATCATTTAGGCGCTTTTGAAAGCGACATAGCCAACtag